The genomic DNA GATTCAATTTAAAAAACTCAAACCATCACATGTGCCCAAAATCCAATAATGTTTCTTAATCtaaaatcaacattttctttttcataaatcgaataattttttctaattttaactTCAATTCTTTCATGACATCAAACTTCCATTTGTCATTTAGCTATTTGTCAAAATGATAATATTGGTAACAGCTATAGTGTCATGGATTTAGAGCTCTCCTAAACTAAACATGGGTGTCTCTGACATAGGCCTATATTGATTATATTGGTTGACATTTCAAAGTTTGAATTATCATAGGTAGTCTCATCTTATGATGTGTGAATTGTGGGAGGGGAGTAGGAAAGGGATAAAGAAAGCAGAAGCAGAGAATCTgaaaaggaaatgaagaaaataataataatgataagggGTGGAGAAGGAAAGAGGAAGGAGGGAAAACCGGAAAAGGGGCGAAAAGGGTGGGTTGATGCTGATGAATGTGGAACATCTCAAAATCTCAGCCATGCAAAATGAGAAAGGCATATGGCCACAaaagcataaaacaaaaaacaagaaagtgAGAGGAAGCAAAAATGTCAGAATTTGCACTagtttaaaacattaaaaatccCATTATTTTGCATCTCAGATCTCATCTGACAACAATATAAAGATCTTCTGCCGAAAAATTCCAAACCCTTCTCTTATCCATTGCTCCCCCTGCTCTCTCTCATACAGCAACAGCCTCTGCCACTATCAAATCTATATGGGTTTGTCCAGCTAAGGCTGTTGTTTGAAAGATGACACATATGGAAGGTCCAAACGCATTCAACCCAGATTCAAGGTACACACAACCAGCACACCTCCATATTCTCTGAACTCACTTTAAAACTGCTGCTTTTTTGTCCCGGAATACATTTCCCCTTCGTTTTGCCCATACCCCTTTGGTCCTTTTTTCAGATTTGTACTTATTAATGGTGTCTGGGTTTAGTGGGTATATAGTTTCAGGACCTGGGGTTGTGGGTTTGGAGCATAAGCAGAAGCTGGACTTGAGATTGGGTTTGGGTCTTTTTGTTAATCTTGTTCTGGGTTTGATGAATTTCCTGATTGCTGGGTCATTTGGATGAGAAATGTAAGGTTATGATATCAATCTATTTCATGAAAATGGTTAAACCCTGTTGGAAGCCGTCCGTAGAAGGTGATGGAACTCGCGGAAAAGGAGATTCCAGTGGTCGAGTTGATGGGTTGTTGTGGTATAAGGACCTGGGCCAACATATTAACGGTGAATTCTCAATGGCTGTGATTCAGGCCAATTGTTTGTTGGAGGACCAAAGCCAGCTCGAGTCCGGGCCCTTGAGTTTCCTGGATTCGGGGCCTTATGGGACCTTCATTGGTGTATATGACGGACATGGAGGGCCAGAGGCTTCCCGCTTTGTTAATGAAAACCTCTTCCCCAATCTTAAGAGTATGTTTTCTTCCTAACTGCATTGctctttcttcattttgttttaagCTCTAGTTCCAGTAGTTGGTGTTGCATCATCTTTTTGGTTTGTGGTCGGTCATCAATGAAGAGTTGCCTACCATTCtagtttttctaattattaCCTATATTTTCTACTCTATTTCATAGTATATGATCACCATGAGCTGATCACTAAATATGGCTTGTGCTTGAGAAGTAGCTTGCACTATTACTGAAGCTTGAAGAGTTTGAGGTTATCAATGGATTACCTACGTATCCTAAGTATTTTGTCAGTTGTATTACAAGGAATCAATCCCAAAAGAAAACCTTCATGATTAGCAGGTCCTAAAATTTCAACTGGTTGTAGAGGCAATGTCACAATTTCATGCATAACATATTTGAGTTTCAGTCTTCCCGGTTACGGTTACCGATTCTTTCTCTTTTGATGACCCAGTGAACCTGGATAGTCAAGTACTTACGACTTTATGCTGTTTGTGATGCAGAATTTGCAACCGAGCATCAAGAGATATCGGAAAGTGTTATTAGAAAAGCTTTCTCAGCAACAGAAGAGGGTTTTCTCTCACTTGTGAAGAAGCAGTGGCTCACTAAGCCACAGATTGCATCTGTGGGATCATGTTGTTTGGCAGGAATCATATGCAATGGACTGCTATATATTGCAAATGTTGGAGATTCCCGGGCTGTGCTTGGGAGGGCAGAAAGGGCCAGCAGAGAAGTCACAGCTATTCAGTTATCAACAGAGCACAATGCTAGCATTGAATCTGTGAGGGAAGAACTTCGGTCATTACACCCCCATGATAAACATATTGTGGTCTTAAGACACAAGGTTTGGCGTGTGAAGGGACTCATACAGGTAATTTCTTGGGTTCTCCATTTATTACTTTCATGCTCTACATAAAGTAGTTGGAATATTGCAATCAAGTTTCTTTCTAATGCCATTTGTTCCTCTTTGTGTAAAAACACTGGATTTCACGACACTTTTACTTATGAATGAGAAGCAGCTCTTTTATTAGGATTTAGAATTTCAATTGAGCAGTGCCACACATATTGATGAGGGATGGTTCCCAAACCATTATCTATGGATCACCTCATGTATATAGAGCTTCTTATCTTTCTTTGTCTTTGCAGGTTTCAAGATCCATAGGTGACGCATATCTTAAGAAGGCAGAGTTCAACAGAGAGCCTCTCCTGTCCAGGTTTAGATTGCCTCAACCCTTTATCGAGCCTATCCTTAGCTCAGAACCATCAATATCTGTACACAAAATCCGGCCTGAAGACCAGTTTATCATATTTGCTTCTGATGGCCTGTGGGAGCATCTTAGCAACCAGGAGGCGGTCAACATTGTCAACAATTACCCACGTAATGTAAGATTTTGGCCTCATAAAATCATATGCATTAATATTGATTACCTTTGACTGGTTGGTACAATCGTGTTCTAACAATTGATCAAGCATCAATATGATCATCAAAATACCTTGCTGCTTCAGTAAGCAGCTCCAATAAGTTCCGGCTATCATCGCTTACACCTTGCAAAACcatcattttgttcatttttgcagttaaaacatttttacgatttcaataatattaaattacatattgCCAATTTGATAATAGGTAACTTACAAGTTGAGGAAGTTGTCAacttattacttttataatggTAAATAACTGAATAAGGGCCTACTGTCTCAATTTTACTGGTGACAATAATGTTGTTTCAAATTGCTATTACCTTTGTAATGTAGGGAATTGCCCGGAAACTTGTCAAAACTGCACTTCAAGAAGCagcaaagaaaagagaaatgaggTACTCTGACCTGAAAAAGATAGACAGAGGGGTGAGGAGACATTTTCACGATGATATCACGGTGGTAGTTGTGTTTCTTGATCCCCTTCTGATCAAAAGGAGCTCCTCCAGCGGTTGCCCGTTCTCGATAAAAGGAGGTGTTAAGGCCCCCGCCCCTGCTGCTGACGTATAGTCCCCAATATTGTCCATTTTCGTCTCTCAAAACCCTTCCATTTTTtctgattgaaaaaaaaaagggggacaGAATCCTTTTCAGCTTGTAAGAGTAGCTGGCTGGCTTTCCTATCTCGAGTGACAGGTTGATTTCTGAGGCGGAAGAGATTTGAGAAGAAGGGTTCTTCACTGGAAATTTTGTGTTGCTGGCTCAAGAAGAAACTGGGAGGGCCCCCAGTTGAATGACGATGGGAAAATTACCACCGATATCTCATGTCAAGAACCGATATTGTGAAATACAAGACTTGAATTTGCATGCATTCATTCAGTTAAGCTGAAATTGCAAACATCTTAGCCTTGTAGATAGGAGTTTTTGCACTGGTTTCTCTCTTGATTTTAAGATATCATCATTCAATTACCAggctatatatttattatttgttgttaaggttttttttttccctccaaaGTAAGGATGAAGTGAGCAGTGTTGAGACGAGTAACAGcttgtttcctttttaaatCAATCCCATCTCACAAAGCTCACCTATGGTCGTTGCCTAGATACAAAGAACATGCACGCTTGATGTAGCATGATAcacatcattcttttcattccaCCAATGAGCCAGAAATCGCTGATGAAACAAATATCACCTCATTTTTCCATTAAAGATGAGAAGCCATACATCAGTTGAATGATGCCCTTTCAACTTCTAAGtgactatttttatttttatgaaaaattatgtttttaattaatatataaatataaataaattaaaatctctaCTAAAAAGCAAGCCCATCCATAACAATATCTTATCGCCGCCCTTGGCTTTCACGCCTACAAACTCTTTTGGGTCTTAAAATGCTAGGACCGTACTGCAAAACAGTAGAAAAGCCACACCAAAAAACCATCATCTCTAGATGATTTTCATCTCAGAATTTTGTTCCCATATGCAGCGCCCTTAAAGATCAGAATTTTGTCCATATATGCTGTGCCCTTAAAGATCCGCATCAAAATTTACCATGCCCTTGGGAAAAGCCATATAGACATTAGACAGTTGGTAAGATCAATTGGATCATTCCACTTTCTTGAACCATCAGCaccaagaaaatgggaagcagCATCCCTTCCGGCCCTCCACCCACCCTTGCCTAATTTGTTTCTCATTAACCACCGCCTGCCTCCTCTGCCTAATTTGTTTCTCATTCACCAACGCCTGCCTACCATCCACTACAATTAGTGAAACATGCGGCTGGAGCTATTTAGCTAAGTTTCAGTTCTGCAATTTGAGCACGTTGCCCAGTGCAAAGTTATGCCAAGGCTAACACGACATTCAACTGGGTAATTAGCATGTTTAAGTTTATGAATATCATTCCACCTTTACACATTAAAAACAAACATCCAATCCAAGGATTCACACTGCACTCCGTGCAAAGCATCAAAAAGGTCATTTTAACTTCAGGCCCAAAGATGCTGGCGGGCCTTATGAACCCACCCCCCTAAACCGCAAATTTGCATTAAAAACCATCATGCTTGATTGGAGGACCCACCAAATCACCAATACCACCTTCATCAGGTGACCAAACCAACAAACCAACAAAACTTTggtggagaaaaataaaaaacaaggcAATAACTCATCCTGCACTGGAAACTGACCTCTGAATATATAAAACCTTCCTCCTTAGCTCTAATTTATAATATGCTGAACAAGTAGAGGGTTGGCTACAACCTATTTCATGTGGACAAAACCTTTTCATTTAAGAGTAATAATTAATGACTTATATGAACTAAAAGTAACAGTCCTAATACACCCACTTGTTATGAGTAAGATAGCCTCATAAAGTGatgaattttcttaagaaaCAGATTTGAGGCCAGCTGTCTCAGTAGTTATTTCGGGATGGTCTTGTTCCTCAGTCTCACTCCCAAGTTCCCAGGACTCTATATTCACACCAAATCATTCAGATGACTGATCAATCAGATAAAATGCAGAAACTTAGCAGCAACCTCACATCCAACTCTAATGATATAACTCCAAATACTAATGTGATATCAAagtgaaaatttccaaatatcTCAAACACAATGGAGGTTAGGTGCATCCCTTATGTGCTGTGGCTCCAATGACTGCTATTAGGAAAAGATAGATGATGCCTACTTTATTAAAGTATAGCCAAAAGCAAAATAACAACAAATAAGCATCAACAGCAGACAAGCAACATATcttcagaaaaataaaaactatctaCTAATTTACTGATTCCCTCCATGTCACCTGGTCCTCCTATTCCCAATAAATCCAATTAAAACAAACAGAATTTCCTCAGAAGCGGGGCATTTTCAAACTGAGCAATGaacaaaactaacaaaaaaaaaaaaagagagaaaagatagGGTATCAATGAACAAGCAAAACCCCTACGATGGACAATCCTCCCTGCTTTTCCACATATCCTCCAGTATAAATTGGGGCTATTCACCTAGTGAAACCAAAGGTTAATCAACAAACACCTTTTAAGCATTAACTTATCCAAAATTATAGAGAATATCAGAAATTCTGAAAAAGAATTATAGTCTAGGAAACATCTTGAAGCTTGGAtcctatattttcaaatttgccCCATTGCAGAAACTAATATTCCATAAGCTCATTCATTTGACAACTTACCACCAATTTCACCCTCTCAATTCCTGACATGTGTTCAAGGATCTACTGTGAGAAACAGCAAAAAGTTGAAACACTGGTCCAACACAACAACCATGCAGAGATGATATGATCTCAAAGAACTGCACAGATATAGAATATGCATGGTACTAATACCATCTGATCCAAGACTCATTGCAGCAAAATATGTTGTACTGTTGTATCATGAAATGAAACACAAACAAATGGTACCCCacctaaaaatattaaacccCTTAAATCTAAAAACAATAACCATcagtaaattaataaaattcttgATCTAAGTCTACCATTGCTTCATCTATAAAAATGATTGACCAACCTCTTGAATGATTTATAACCGAAAACAGCAAGGATCAAATCATTTAATACCTAAGATGGGTAGTTCTTTTCTAACAAACCAATTTTAAACCGAGAAATCTCAGTAAGTAGGGACCTCATCTTCAAACGGAACAATACTGCACATTTTGAGACTAAAAAATCTTGGATCAGACGATATCAGATTTAGGTGTTCAACTTATTGCTGTAATCTAACAGTAGATCACAAGTAAGCAGTTATGCTTTGATATGAAAGGCCAGTCACATGTCACAAGATAGGGGTGCAACATCATTAATTGAAAACAAGTAACCAAGTAGAAGTTTCAGCAGAAGTTAGGCTTCATATAACAAAATTTGGATAATAGAATATTTTCCCTAGACTGTAATCCAGAATTTCTGATATTCTTATTGGTCATTTTAGATAGGTTAACACTAAGCAGGTGGTTGTTAATTAGCATGGGCCTCaataaattgatattataaCTGCATCTGAGATGACAAAGTATCATCCATACCACCAAAATCTTGTGTATTTTGTAGAAAGGTAACCATGAACAGGGGTGCACCAACTGGGAATTCATGTCAGAAAATTTCAATGGGTATAGAAGCTGCTGGGGGGAATCACAAAAAGTTAGAACCTAACCtgccaaaatccaaaaataaaatataaaaacacaaCCCAAATCAGGGGAAAAAAGAATCAGAGTAATCCATATATAAAGAtgcaaaaattacatttttataaaaatcttacTGTCAGAAAAACGATGTAGGTGTTCAGGCCCCTCCACTGGCCTTGCCAGCAATAGCAGTCTTCTGATTTCCAACAACAAAAGCATAAATTCAGAAAACAGTAAAATTTTGAAGAGTACAAATGCTTTTAACAGGTTTGCAAAGTAAGCCATTAACAAAGACCTACCGGCTCAATATCTTCTCCCTTGCCATTCACTTGTGATAGAGAATCAGATGGAGGATTTGAAAACCTGAAAAAAAATTCAGGGGGACCACACGTCAGATTAAAAACTAAAGCAGATGCATTCACTTATGTAATGTAATAGAATGGTAGGCACATTTAGATGATTCACTAATTGCACAGAGAAAAAAGGTTGCAGAAATCTGGACCTGATAGCCCTTGCTTTCTTTTTATCCTCCTCCAGTGTATCTGTCTTGGACACTGATGCAAATCTGGCAAGCCGAGCTTTCTTCTTGGACTCCTCATCAGTAGGTGCAGAATCAAGAGGAAGCCCAAACCTGAGAACGATaacaaaaaagatttttaaatttgcatccggaaaagggggaaaaaacaaACAGATTGACTCTCCAACCCAAAAAACCAAATCCTCAAACAcaagaatgaaagaatgaaaatgaaaaataaaataaaataaaataaagagccACTTGATTAAGGAGGCAGAAAAGCAAACCTCTCTGCTCTAGCCTTTCTCTTCAGCTCTTCTGATTTCTTTGATCCATCTGATCCATGCACCGTGGGCCCAGTGCCAAACCTGCAATGACATACATCAATGTTTGAAAAATTCAATCAGCGAAACCAGaattgaagggaaaaaattTGGAAGTTTTGTTAGGTTCAAACAATTTATAATCACAAATGTCCTTGGTTCACATAATTCAGAGAAATTGCAAATTTCAGCCTGCAAAATGTGTCTGCCATGAAAAATGTGGATTAACCCTGTCCAAAGAAAGCTTTAAAAGAATTTCTGGTACAtgatatttaaaatcataattaagtTTTCTCTTGGAACCCAGGAAATGGTTGATTTGACCAATCCAACCTCATTCCCCCTCATCAAAAACTATGTCAAACTCAGCCGAACATTTGTCTTACTAATGTGAAAGACAGCATTTCAAATCATTAGGGCAGACAGGCTCAACTGAGGGGTTGTTCGTGGAGTGGAGTGTGGTGGAGGCTTCAGTGGGATGGGATTGGATATTTGTGACCCACAGCCAAGGACTAGGGGTTAACTTAGGGGCCCAGCCCTTCTGGGGCAAGTTTTGAGCTAGATGCAAGCAGTGAACCTGTTTCACTTGTAGAGGCCTTAAAACCCATTAGTAGAGTAAGCCTATAATGGTGGGCTTACTGCTTAACAGGGATCGTCAGCCTCTATTGGAGGGCATCTAAGGTCTTATTTGGTTTAGCCACTTACCTTTACTAATATCTAAAAGAAGTTGAAGCTAAAACCACAATTTCAAGGGAACAACCTCTCTCCTAAGAAAGCTTCATTAAACATGGAACAACTTCCACCTGGAATACAAGAAGGGCTCCAATGATAACCAACATTGTTCTTACTTTGGTGTGAAGGTCTTTTCAAAGCAAGAAGCAGTTATTAAGAATGTCCAAAAGTCAATAAAAGCTTTCACTGGCCTTAAAAAAAAGCCTTTAGCTCccaaaaaaattcaatccaaaCAACACCTAAATATGGATTTTTCTGGATCAAGCTTTCTCGCAAATATTTGATGTCAATTTCTGCATATTCTTTTCCAACTAAGGAGGGGCAGGGTTTAAGAGTTCCATCCTAAATTGGCTTCTTTTCCTGAAGAAGTGACCCAGCAGAAGATTATTATGATTAACCAACTCATGAGCAGTGGGTGAACTTCTGTCAGTTGAACTAGGCTATGCAAGCAAACTCAGGAATCATATCCTCATCCATGGTGCAGTGAAATTGAAGCTTGTGAAACattgttgttttctttatttagttttttttaggtGCTGCCTTGTTCTGTGAAGGAGAGATTGTCTAATTGGCAATGGCAGTTTTGTTGGGAAAGAAAGGTGGAAGTTGTCAATAATAGGTGTTTTCTGcttattttcaatatatgtGCAAAAGGCAAAGATGAAGGATTCCTAGGGAATGGAGCTGATTCAGCTCTCTTTACTTGGTCAATGAGTCCTCTAGAAGTTGTaaattcttccttttttaaaacT from Vitis riparia cultivar Riparia Gloire de Montpellier isolate 1030 chromosome 8, EGFV_Vit.rip_1.0, whole genome shotgun sequence includes the following:
- the LOC117921305 gene encoding probable protein phosphatase 2C 38 translates to MISIYFMKMVKPCWKPSVEGDGTRGKGDSSGRVDGLLWYKDLGQHINGEFSMAVIQANCLLEDQSQLESGPLSFLDSGPYGTFIGVYDGHGGPEASRFVNENLFPNLKKFATEHQEISESVIRKAFSATEEGFLSLVKKQWLTKPQIASVGSCCLAGIICNGLLYIANVGDSRAVLGRAERASREVTAIQLSTEHNASIESVREELRSLHPHDKHIVVLRHKVWRVKGLIQVSRSIGDAYLKKAEFNREPLLSRFRLPQPFIEPILSSEPSISVHKIRPEDQFIIFASDGLWEHLSNQEAVNIVNNYPRNGIARKLVKTALQEAAKKREMRYSDLKKIDRGVRRHFHDDITVVVVFLDPLLIKRSSSSGCPFSIKGGVKAPAPAADV